TTCGCACCGTTGAAAAAAACTATTATCCGACAGGCCATGGGGCTGTCCTAAGGGCATAAAGCGTGCACAAAGCCATGGCCGATCAGGCGTCAGAATCTGCTTTTCCTAAGCACGAAAAATTATTTTTATTGCTGGCCGGCGTATTTATCTGTGCCATGACGATGCTTAATATTCTTGGCATTACGCGATTTATTGAAATTGGCCCGATGGCATTAGCGGTAGGTGTTTTACCGTATCCTATTACTTTTTTATGTACCGATTTAATATGCGAATTGTATGGTAAGCAGCGGGCTAACTTTGTTGTGACCATAGGCTTAGTATTAAACGGATTTATCTTATCCTTTTTGTGGTTGGGGCAAATTATTCCAGCGGTGCCGCCTGAATCGATGCCGCCATGGCAGTTAATTCATTTAGCTGAGCCTGTGGCTCTGCCAAATGGCGAACAATACGATGCCAGTGTCGAATTATTTGATCTTATTTATGCATGCACATCTGGCGCCGTATTTGCTTCGATGCTCGCCTATATCTTTGCACAGTACTGTGATGTTAGATTGTTTCATTTTTTTAAAAAACTAACCAATGGTAAGCATCTCTGGTTGCGCAACAATGGCAGCACCTTGATTAGTCAGGCAGTTGACTCTTTTGTGGTAATTATGGTCACCTTTGGCGCAGTATTTTTTCAAGGCGATATGGCAATGGCGCAGCTGCTCACGCTAATGGCAAGCAATTATCTGTTTAAGATGACGGTAGCTATTGTCGATACGCTGCCTTTTTATTATTTAGTTAACAAGTTAAAGCCCATCGCC
The sequence above is a segment of the Pseudomonadales bacterium genome. Coding sequences within it:
- a CDS encoding queuosine precursor transporter, with product MADQASESAFPKHEKLFLLLAGVFICAMTMLNILGITRFIEIGPMALAVGVLPYPITFLCTDLICELYGKQRANFVVTIGLVLNGFILSFLWLGQIIPAVPPESMPPWQLIHLAEPVALPNGEQYDASVELFDLIYACTSGAVFASMLAYIFAQYCDVRLFHFFKKLTNGKHLWLRNNGSTLISQAVDSFVVIMVTFGAVFFQGDMAMAQLLTLMASNYLFKMTVAIVDTLPFYYLVNKLKPIAAAV